The Planctellipticum variicoloris DNA window GGAACCGATGCTCCATGCGGTCGCAAAGTTGACCGCTGCGGCGTCCGTCCCCTGCCTGGTCTCGCTGGAGACGCCGATGGCCTGCGGCTTCGGCGCCTGTTTCAGTTGCGTCACCCGCGTGAAACAGGAGGATGGAGCGTGGGACTATCGCCGCGTCTGCGTCGAAGGTCCCGTGTTCACAGCCGACGAACTGATCTGGGACTGACCTCAGCGAATGCTTGACCCTGCCTGATCGACGAAATCCCCGCACGACGCACCCTGACGATCCCCTTAGAAACTGCCGAGGACTTCCGCCTGAACTGAGTACTTTTCCTCCCGCCGTTTCCCCCTGCCTTGCGAAGGAGTTTTCCGCCATGCCCGCGCTGCAGCGTTTGTGGAGTCGTTTCCGATCGGCAGGATTTCTGCCGATCGCGTGCCGTGGCCTGCTGGCAACCGCCGTGCTGAGTGCCGCCGGACCGCTCCTGGCCGACGAACCTCCGCTGGAGGAGGTGATGAAACGGATCCCGGCCACGTCTCCGGAAGACTCGCTCAAACGCTTCAAGATCGAGCACGGCTTCCAGCTCCAGCTCGTCGCGCACGAACCGGATGTCGTCGACCCGATCGACGCCTGCTTCGATGAATACGGGCGGATGTACGTCGTCGAAATGAACGACTACCCGTTCCTCCCGGAACAGCGCGTCGAGAAGTACGTTGCCCAGCGCAAGGAAACGTGGGGGCGGATTCGCCGTCTGGCCGACACCGACGGCGACGGCAAGATGGACAAGAGCGAGATCTACGCCGACAAGATCCGCTGGCCCCAATCGGTCTGCTGCTACAAAGGGGGCATCTTCGTCCTCGGTCCCGCCGGCCTGGTCTACTTCAAAGACACCGACGACGACGGCAAGGCCGATCATCAGGAGACCCTGGCCACCGGTTTCAGCACTTCCAACGTGCAGGGACTCGCCAACGGTCTCCGCTGGGGGCTCGATCACGGCATCTGGTTCGCCTCGGGCCGTGCCGGCGGCGAAGTCCAGCTCGCCGACGGCACGAAGGTCTCCCCGGGCCGGCGGGATCTCCGCCTGAATCCCGCGACGAAGACTTTCCAGCTCGTTTCGGGAGGCGAGCAGTTCGGCCATACGGTCGACGACTGGGGCGACCGCTTCGTCTGCAACAACAGCAACCACATCGAACACGTGGTCTTCCCGCTCCACTACCTGGAACGCAACCCGCAGCTCGCGTTCTCGGCCGTCCTCCGGTCGATCGCCAAGGAAGGCGCTGCGGGACCGGTCTTTCGCACCAGCGGCCCCGAGCCCTGGCGCGTGGTCCGCACCGCCCGTCGCGCCGCCGACCCGGCCTTTCGATCCCGCGTCTCCGCGACCGAGCTCGTGGCGACGGGGTTCTTCACCTCCGCCACTGGAATCACGGTTTACCGGGGGGGAGCATATCCGCCCGAGTTCCAGGGGAACGTTTTCATCGGCGACGTCGGCGGCAACCTCGTCCACCGCAAAAAGCTGACCCCCGCGGGAGCCAGCTTCGTGGCCGAACGAACCGAAGAAGGGGTCGAGTTTCTGACGTCGACCGACAACTGGTTCCGTCCGGTGAACTTCGTCAACGCCCCCGACGGCACGCTCTATATCCTCGATATGTATCGGGAAACGATCGAGCATCCGTTCTCGATTCCCGACGACATCAAGGCGTACGTCGACCTGGAAAGCGGCTACGATCGCGGCCGGATTTATCGGCTGCTGCCGCCGGACACGAAGCCGGCCACGCCGCCGAAACTGGCGGGGCTGGAGCCGGCTGAGCTGGTCGCTTACCTCGATTCTCCACACGGGTGGGTACGCGATACCGCCCATCGGCTGATCTGGGAAGCCCAGGACGCCGGCGCGGTCGAACCGCTCCGCAAACTGGTCCGAGAGGCCAAAACGCCTCAGGGACAGGTTCACGCACTCTGGTCGCTCGAAGGACTGAAGGCCCTCGCGCCGGCGGAGCTGCTCGTCGCCCTGGGCGCGAGTGACCCCCACGTGCGCGAATGCGGACTGCAGCTCTCCGAGCCTTTCGCGGCCGGCCAGCCGGAAATTGTCAGTCGCTGGATCGCACTGACCGACGATCCGGTCGAACGCGTCCGCTGGCAGGTCGCGCTGTCGCTCGGGGCCATTGACGGCCCGGCGGCCGTCGATGGACTGCGGCGCGTGGCCCGGCATCTGAAGACCGACAAGGATCTCCTCCCGGCGATCCTGAGCTCTTCATCGAAAGTCGCCGCCAGCCTCGCGGCCGAACTGCTCCGCGACCCGGAGGCCTCGACGGCGTTTTTGTCGGAACTCGCACGTTCCGTGGGCGCTGAGTCCGACCCGGCCGGTCCGAAGCAGCTCCTCGACGCCAGTCTTGCCGCCGGCGTTCCCGCCCCCCGTCAGGCGCTGGTGCTGCAGGGGCTGGGCGAAGGCCTGCGTCGTCGCGGCGTCCGGCTCTCGTCCGTCGCCAGCGAGACGGCGGCGAAGTCGCTGGCCGACGTCTGGAAGACCGCGATTGAGCAGGCTTCCAACGGAAAGCTCCCGGAAGGGACGCGGCTGGCCGCGGTCAAGCTGGTGGCGAATGCCGATGAATCGCTGCTGATGGAATCGTTCCCGGATCTGCTGACTCCTCAGACGCCTCCGGCGATCCAGCAGGCCGTCGTCGCGGCGCTGGCCGCCGGCAACAGTCCTCAGGCCTCGGCGGCCTTGTTGGCGGAATGGAAGACGCACGGCCCTGCCGTCCGTCGCAGCATCGTCGACGCGCTGGTTCAGTCCTCCAGCGGCGCGGATGCACTGCTGGTCGCGGTCGCGGCCGGGACGGTCAAACTTGCGGAAATCGACCGCGACAAACAGCAACTGCTGTCGAACCATCCGTCGGAGCCGATTCGCACGCGCGCCCGCGGCCTGTTCGCCACACAGACCAGCAATCGCAAGGAAATCGTCGCCAAGTACCAGCCGGCTCTCGCTTTGGCCGGCGACGCCACCCGCGGTCAGGCCGTGTACACGAAGAACTGCGTCACTTGCCACCGGGCGGCCGGCCTCGGGCACCAGGTCGGTCCCGATCTGGTGTCGGTGCAGAACAAGTCGCTGGAGGATCTGCTGATCGCGGTCCTCGATCCGAACCGGGAAGCGCAGCCGAACTTCATCGGTTACACCGCGACGACGGATGAGGGGCGAGTCTTTTCGGGCATCATCTCCGCCGAAACCGCAGCGAGCATCACGCTCCGGCGTGCCGAAGCGAAAGAAGACGTCGTTCTGCGGGAGACCCTTGACGCCCTGGTTTCCAGCGGCCTGTCGCTGATGCCCGAAGGGGTCGAAAAGGAGATCAACCCGCAGCAGATGGCCGACTTGCTGGCGTTCCTCAAGGAGCTTCCCGCCGCTCCGGCGAAGTAACTGCAATGCAAAACACGCGGCAGGCCCGAGTTCGAGCCTGCCGCGTGTACATTTTGATCCAGCGAGTGCCGGCGATTCCGCCGCCAGTTTGCCTATCGCTTAAACCCGTACTCTTCATTGGCGGTGTCGAAGTCCGCGGCCAACATCCGACCGCCGAAGTCGATTTCCGCGAAGCTGTAGAACTCGATCAGCGTCGCCTCATCCAGCTCTTCGCCGTCCGTCGGAGCGTTGGCGCCCGGCCAGCCGAAGTTCTTGATGTAGAGCGGCACCGAGCGTTCCTTGTCGATGAAGGTCAGGGACTTGCGGTAGGTCTCCGAAGCCGACTGGTCCTTGTATTCGATCAGATAGACGTCGCAGGCCCGGCTGTCGAATTCCGCGTCGGCGAGCTGTTCGCAGCGGGTGTAGTTGTGCGTCTGCAGATCGCGCTGGTGGTAGTTGACGATCATCTTCGCCAGTTCCAGAATCCCCGCGTTCGTGATCGGATGCCGGTTTTCCTGCATCGCCAGCGTCCCGTCGGGATCGATCGACAGCGTCCCGAGCCGGGCTTTCCAGCCCCCCGCATGGACCAGCATTTCGCCGTCGTTCTGCCCGGCGACATAAATCGCTTCGCGGCCCCGTTCCCCGGTGTGCCACTTCAGGTAAACGCTGAAGGGTTCGTGCCGGACCTTGAGCGTCATTTCCTGCTCGTC harbors:
- a CDS encoding PVC-type heme-binding CxxCH protein translates to MPALQRLWSRFRSAGFLPIACRGLLATAVLSAAGPLLADEPPLEEVMKRIPATSPEDSLKRFKIEHGFQLQLVAHEPDVVDPIDACFDEYGRMYVVEMNDYPFLPEQRVEKYVAQRKETWGRIRRLADTDGDGKMDKSEIYADKIRWPQSVCCYKGGIFVLGPAGLVYFKDTDDDGKADHQETLATGFSTSNVQGLANGLRWGLDHGIWFASGRAGGEVQLADGTKVSPGRRDLRLNPATKTFQLVSGGEQFGHTVDDWGDRFVCNNSNHIEHVVFPLHYLERNPQLAFSAVLRSIAKEGAAGPVFRTSGPEPWRVVRTARRAADPAFRSRVSATELVATGFFTSATGITVYRGGAYPPEFQGNVFIGDVGGNLVHRKKLTPAGASFVAERTEEGVEFLTSTDNWFRPVNFVNAPDGTLYILDMYRETIEHPFSIPDDIKAYVDLESGYDRGRIYRLLPPDTKPATPPKLAGLEPAELVAYLDSPHGWVRDTAHRLIWEAQDAGAVEPLRKLVREAKTPQGQVHALWSLEGLKALAPAELLVALGASDPHVRECGLQLSEPFAAGQPEIVSRWIALTDDPVERVRWQVALSLGAIDGPAAVDGLRRVARHLKTDKDLLPAILSSSSKVAASLAAELLRDPEASTAFLSELARSVGAESDPAGPKQLLDASLAAGVPAPRQALVLQGLGEGLRRRGVRLSSVASETAAKSLADVWKTAIEQASNGKLPEGTRLAAVKLVANADESLLMESFPDLLTPQTPPAIQQAVVAALAAGNSPQASAALLAEWKTHGPAVRRSIVDALVQSSSGADALLVAVAAGTVKLAEIDRDKQQLLSNHPSEPIRTRARGLFATQTSNRKEIVAKYQPALALAGDATRGQAVYTKNCVTCHRAAGLGHQVGPDLVSVQNKSLEDLLIAVLDPNREAQPNFIGYTATTDEGRVFSGIISAETAASITLRRAEAKEDVVLRETLDALVSSGLSLMPEGVEKEINPQQMADLLAFLKELPAAPAK
- a CDS encoding DUF1571 domain-containing protein → MRQFFRRCLPQDPQFRANSLASLIAVGTVGFLYLQFPVEPAGAETIRLTRAAPKPLINLQAAAPVEAAPSAGTPSPSAAAVLSPEQQAEATLQRKIAQLERGITFLKGIPSYSAQFTRQELVDGTLLDEQEMTLKVRHEPFSVYLKWHTGERGREAIYVAGQNDGEMLVHAGGWKARLGTLSIDPDGTLAMQENRHPITNAGILELAKMIVNYHQRDLQTHNYTRCEQLADAEFDSRACDVYLIEYKDQSASETYRKSLTFIDKERSVPLYIKNFGWPGANAPTDGEELDEATLIEFYSFAEIDFGGRMLAADFDTANEEYGFKR